One part of the Thermocrinis sp. genome encodes these proteins:
- a CDS encoding NuoM family protein, with protein MGGLLALAIFLPLVASLLVFALRNDKLSRFISLSTSITVFLISLYLLLNFDWNNPSFQHTLKLNWIEPLGISFSLGLDGMGISLFVLTALMFVVAFVWSVKIEDKPNLYHGLFLMLETACLGVFSALDLFLFYLFWEAMLVPMYFIIGLWGHERKVYAANKFFVYTFFGSIFLLLGIASVVVYGYVVSGQISFDYFFLKNLEYAFWFQAIVFILFGLGFAVKVPMWPFHTWLPDAHVEAPTAGSVILAAVLLKMGTYGFVRYSLPMFPEASKYYVPLIFFLSVVAVIYAAMMAIAQTHIKRLIAYSSISHMGLVTLGTFASDANALNGAIYMMVAHGLSSAALFMSAGFIYDRIHSYHMDDLGGLARYIPNLAVVFMLSGLVGIGFPGLAGFVAEFLILLGTYKNYPVWAFVAGVGMVLGAAYFLYMYKRVMLEEETISDYRREKWSRLKDLDPHHWIAFVLIIASSVILGVYPLPFVKIMEHTTKIVFGG; from the coding sequence ATGGGTGGTCTTCTTGCTCTTGCCATATTCCTGCCCCTTGTGGCAAGCTTGCTGGTTTTTGCGCTGAGAAACGACAAACTATCCAGGTTTATATCTTTATCCACATCAATTACAGTTTTTCTAATCTCCCTTTATCTTCTTTTAAACTTTGACTGGAACAACCCAAGTTTTCAGCATACCCTCAAGTTAAATTGGATAGAGCCGCTGGGCATATCCTTCAGTTTAGGGCTTGACGGTATGGGCATTTCCCTTTTTGTTCTAACCGCCTTGATGTTTGTGGTTGCCTTCGTTTGGTCCGTCAAGATTGAAGATAAGCCTAACCTTTACCACGGACTGTTTTTGATGCTTGAAACCGCCTGTCTTGGTGTTTTTTCTGCCTTAGACCTTTTCCTTTTTTATCTTTTCTGGGAGGCTATGCTCGTTCCGATGTACTTCATAATAGGCCTGTGGGGACACGAGAGAAAAGTTTACGCAGCTAACAAGTTCTTTGTTTATACATTCTTTGGCAGTATTTTCTTACTGTTGGGTATTGCGTCTGTGGTTGTATACGGTTATGTGGTTTCTGGACAGATAAGCTTTGACTACTTCTTTTTGAAGAACCTTGAATACGCCTTTTGGTTTCAGGCTATAGTTTTCATACTCTTTGGTCTTGGTTTTGCAGTAAAGGTGCCCATGTGGCCCTTCCACACCTGGCTTCCCGATGCCCACGTAGAGGCACCAACTGCAGGTTCAGTGATCCTTGCCGCAGTTCTTCTTAAGATGGGAACTTACGGCTTTGTAAGATACTCCCTTCCTATGTTCCCAGAGGCTAGCAAATACTACGTGCCTTTGATATTCTTTTTGAGCGTGGTGGCTGTCATATACGCCGCTATGATGGCCATAGCTCAGACCCACATAAAGAGGCTAATAGCTTACTCTTCCATAAGCCACATGGGGCTTGTGACCCTAGGCACCTTTGCCTCCGACGCCAACGCCCTAAACGGAGCAATTTACATGATGGTTGCCCACGGACTGTCCTCTGCAGCCCTGTTTATGTCCGCAGGGTTTATATACGACAGGATCCACTCCTATCACATGGACGACCTTGGAGGTCTTGCAAGATACATTCCAAACTTGGCTGTAGTATTTATGCTTAGTGGTTTGGTGGGTATAGGTTTTCCTGGACTTGCAGGCTTTGTAGCTGAGTTTTTAATACTCCTTGGCACATACAAAAACTATCCAGTTTGGGCTTTTGTAGCTGGGGTGGGTATGGTCTTAGGAGCGGCATACTTTCTTTATATGTACAAAAGAGTTATGCTGGAAGAGGAGACCATATCTGACTATAGACGGGAAAAGTGGAGTCGCCTAAAGGACCTGGATCCCCATCATTGGATAGCTTTCGTCTTAATAATCGCTTCTTCAGTCATTTTGGGCGTCTATCCTTTACCTTTTGTCAAGATAATGGAGCATACTACAAAAATAGTGTTTGGAGGATAG
- the cysM gene encoding cysteine synthase B: MWILGQHDEPYRKLRNSILNLVGNTPIVRIKKVIPKEISPKVEIYAKLESFNPGGSVKDRPALSMFLDAISKGLIKEGKTVIDATSGNTGIALAMVGAALGVPVELAMPANVSEERKRIIKAYGAKVYLTDPLEGTDGAILFVRELVSKNPDRYVYLDQYNNPANWKAHFYSTGIEIWHQTGGRITHFVAGIGTGGTIMGTGRRLKVFNSDIQIVGVQPAYPFHGIEGLKHIESSIKPGIFDESFLDRTIFVETEPAYEMTKRLALEEAIFVGQSSGAALYAAIQLAKELEEGVIVVVFPDGGSKYLTTAPFNNP, encoded by the coding sequence ATGTGGATCCTTGGACAGCACGACGAACCTTACAGGAAACTAAGAAACTCTATACTGAACTTGGTAGGAAACACGCCTATTGTGAGGATAAAGAAGGTTATCCCAAAGGAAATTTCTCCCAAGGTGGAGATCTACGCTAAACTGGAAAGCTTTAATCCGGGTGGCTCTGTAAAGGACAGACCAGCTCTTTCCATGTTTTTGGACGCCATAAGCAAAGGCTTAATAAAGGAAGGAAAAACAGTAATAGATGCCACTTCTGGCAACACGGGTATAGCCTTGGCTATGGTGGGTGCTGCGCTGGGGGTGCCGGTGGAGCTTGCCATGCCTGCCAACGTTAGCGAAGAGAGAAAGAGAATAATAAAGGCTTACGGAGCAAAGGTTTATCTGACCGATCCTTTGGAAGGGACAGACGGAGCCATTCTCTTTGTGAGAGAGCTTGTCAGCAAAAACCCAGACAGATACGTCTATCTAGATCAGTACAACAATCCAGCCAACTGGAAAGCTCACTTTTATTCTACGGGCATAGAAATATGGCATCAGACAGGGGGAAGGATAACCCACTTTGTAGCCGGGATAGGAACAGGAGGAACTATAATGGGAACAGGTAGGCGTTTAAAGGTTTTTAATTCAGATATTCAAATAGTAGGAGTACAACCGGCTTATCCCTTTCACGGTATAGAAGGACTAAAGCACATAGAAAGTTCCATAAAGCCCGGCATTTTTGACGAGAGTTTTCTGGACAGAACCATATTCGTTGAGACTGAGCCAGCCTACGAGATGACAAAGAGGTTAGCCTTAGAAGAAGCCATCTTTGTAGGGCAATCTTCTGGTGCAGCGCTATACGCAGCAATACAGCTGGCTAAGGAGTTAGAAGAGGGGGTTATAGTAGTAGTGTTTCCCGACGGAGGTAGTAAGTATTTAACCACAGCTCCTTTTAACAATCCGTAG
- the nuoL gene encoding NADH-quinone oxidoreductase subunit L: MEVGILLFPLLSFLIVGLFGRRIGDLASAIITVLGSIFAFLLSIPASTKALSSPFSVPLYEFIPLGNYTLRLGLYFDALSSLTASLVCFIATLIFIYSIGYMQNLFGLWTYKFYAYLSFFLFSMLMIVLSDNLLGMFFGWEGVGLASYLLIGYFHQQKYATNSAFEAFVMNRIGDWLYLFGIFVVFYLFGSLNLLDIFGKVNTVDASLLGLAVLLLFGGAVGKSGQFPLHTWLPNAMAGPTPVSALLHSSTMVAAGVYMVARLYPIFESAPQSLKVVAVIGGLTALFASLAATSHTDIKKIIAFSTMSQLGLMFLALGIGDKSSAMFHLTTHAFFKALLFLAAGSIIHAFHHHAHDIYEVGGLKKYMPLTYASFFVGALALAGIFPFSGFWSKDLIIGSAYEASFSLGLFVSFVSFLTAYYIFREGFVMFYGEERHKKHFEEEPQESPSIMLIPMLILAVGSLVVGFFEGWYMSVLGDKKEIHLDVAISSVVIALAGIGIAYLVFVKKVLDPEKLYQSLKPMHTTFKEQFFTEKLYHKILAGGYMLYSKMLYTVGERQLIDGLVNGSYLVAGSFGRLFRNLQQGRVNLYILFLSIGLSVLILITLLWR, from the coding sequence ATGGAAGTTGGAATACTTTTGTTTCCTCTGCTTTCCTTTCTCATTGTAGGTTTGTTTGGAAGGAGGATAGGGGATTTAGCCTCTGCCATAATCACAGTGCTTGGATCTATTTTTGCCTTTCTTCTTTCTATCCCAGCATCAACAAAAGCTCTCTCCTCTCCATTCTCTGTGCCACTTTATGAATTTATCCCGCTCGGAAACTACACCTTAAGGCTTGGCCTTTACTTTGACGCCCTTTCTTCTTTGACCGCCTCCTTGGTCTGCTTTATAGCTACGCTGATATTCATCTACTCCATCGGATACATGCAAAACCTCTTTGGCCTATGGACCTACAAGTTCTACGCATACCTGTCTTTCTTCCTCTTTTCTATGCTCATGATCGTGCTCTCGGACAACCTTCTTGGTATGTTCTTCGGTTGGGAAGGTGTGGGCCTTGCTTCTTACCTTCTTATCGGATACTTCCATCAGCAAAAATACGCCACAAACTCCGCCTTTGAAGCCTTCGTAATGAACAGAATAGGAGATTGGCTTTACCTTTTTGGCATTTTCGTAGTGTTTTATCTTTTTGGAAGCTTGAACCTTCTTGATATCTTTGGAAAGGTAAATACGGTAGATGCAAGCCTTCTTGGACTGGCTGTTTTGCTACTTTTTGGTGGTGCGGTAGGAAAGTCTGGACAGTTTCCTCTTCACACGTGGTTGCCAAACGCCATGGCAGGTCCAACACCTGTATCTGCATTGCTTCACTCATCCACAATGGTTGCAGCAGGGGTGTATATGGTTGCAAGGCTCTATCCCATCTTTGAGTCTGCACCACAGAGCTTGAAGGTGGTGGCGGTGATTGGGGGGCTAACAGCTTTGTTTGCTTCTCTTGCAGCCACATCTCACACAGACATAAAGAAGATCATAGCCTTTTCCACCATGAGCCAGCTAGGTTTGATGTTTTTAGCCCTTGGCATAGGGGACAAAAGCTCGGCGATGTTTCATCTTACCACACACGCCTTTTTTAAAGCTTTGCTATTTCTTGCAGCTGGTTCAATCATACACGCCTTTCACCATCATGCACATGACATATACGAGGTTGGTGGTTTGAAAAAGTACATGCCTTTGACCTATGCAAGCTTTTTTGTAGGGGCTTTAGCTTTGGCTGGCATTTTTCCTTTTTCAGGCTTTTGGAGCAAGGATTTAATAATAGGCAGTGCTTACGAGGCATCCTTTAGTTTAGGGCTTTTTGTAAGCTTTGTAAGCTTTTTAACGGCGTATTACATATTCAGGGAAGGATTTGTGATGTTTTATGGGGAGGAGAGGCATAAAAAACATTTTGAGGAGGAGCCACAAGAGAGTCCATCAATCATGCTAATACCCATGCTCATACTGGCTGTAGGTTCTTTGGTGGTAGGATTTTTTGAAGGGTGGTATATGAGTGTATTGGGGGACAAGAAAGAGATACACTTGGATGTGGCAATAAGTTCTGTGGTTATAGCTTTAGCAGGTATAGGGATAGCTTATTTGGTGTTTGTGAAGAAGGTATTAGATCCTGAGAAGCTCTATCAATCTTTAAAGCCCATGCACACGACTTTTAAGGAGCAGTTCTTCACTGAAAAGCTATACCACAAAATACTGGCAGGAGGATATATGCTTTACTCTAAGATGTTATACACGGTTGGTGAAAGACAGCTCATAGATGGATTGGTGAATGGCTCTTATTTAGTGGCTGGCTCTTTTGGTAGGCTCTTTCGCAATCTACAGCAAGGTAGGGTAAATCTCTACATCCTTTTCTTGTCCATAGGTTTGTCCGTGCTTATTCTAATAACACTTTTGTGGAGGTGA
- a CDS encoding flagellar basal body P-ring protein FlgI, translating to MVSAYIGKGLALLILLFSLSYATKIRDIATMEGQRSNYLIGYGLVVGLKGTGDGKATIFTVRSIANMLNRMGIVVDPRRITVKNVAAVVVTAKLPPYAKPGMSVDVEVASIGDAKSLEGGTLLLTPLRGPDGEIYALTQGQVIVSGYEVRGQAARQVQNIPTVGRIPNGAIVERPLPEYPETEEIHLYLENPSFSLAKLVQDRINAEFGKETALALDSSTIKLRVPKGLRMVDFLARVEDIELDVPSTAKVVIDGRSGTVLLRGEVTINPVSVAIGTLTVTIKEAPEVVQPPPLSPGETVVVPRTEIKVEEKERRLVRLSGATVSQLVESLNRIGATPREIISILQAIKAAGALKAKLEVL from the coding sequence ATGGTTAGCGCGTATATTGGCAAAGGTCTTGCCCTTCTGATTTTACTGTTTAGCCTATCTTACGCAACAAAGATAAGGGACATAGCTACCATGGAAGGGCAGAGAAGTAACTATCTGATAGGCTATGGACTTGTGGTAGGCCTAAAAGGCACCGGGGATGGGAAGGCCACCATCTTCACCGTAAGAAGTATAGCCAATATGCTAAACCGTATGGGTATTGTGGTGGATCCAAGGAGGATAACGGTAAAAAACGTTGCTGCGGTTGTCGTAACTGCAAAGCTTCCACCTTATGCCAAGCCGGGTATGAGCGTGGATGTGGAAGTGGCATCCATTGGAGACGCAAAAAGTTTAGAAGGTGGGACCCTTTTGCTAACACCTTTGAGGGGTCCAGATGGGGAGATTTACGCTTTGACCCAAGGGCAGGTGATAGTCAGCGGTTATGAGGTTAGAGGGCAGGCGGCAAGGCAGGTGCAAAATATTCCCACCGTAGGCAGAATCCCAAACGGAGCGATCGTAGAAAGACCTTTGCCTGAATATCCGGAAACAGAAGAAATTCACCTATACCTTGAAAATCCGAGCTTTTCTTTGGCAAAGCTTGTTCAGGACAGAATAAATGCGGAATTTGGCAAGGAAACAGCTTTGGCTTTGGATAGCTCAACGATAAAACTTAGGGTTCCAAAAGGGCTTAGGATGGTGGATTTTTTAGCGAGGGTGGAGGACATAGAGCTTGACGTGCCGTCCACTGCAAAGGTGGTTATAGACGGCCGTTCTGGGACAGTATTACTTAGGGGAGAGGTAACTATAAATCCTGTGTCTGTGGCTATTGGCACCCTTACTGTGACTATAAAAGAAGCTCCTGAGGTTGTCCAGCCACCACCTCTATCTCCAGGTGAGACTGTAGTTGTTCCAAGGACAGAGATTAAGGTAGAAGAGAAGGAAAGAAGACTGGTTAGATTGAGCGGTGCCACTGTCTCTCAGCTCGTGGAGAGCCTAAACAGAATAGGAGCTACTCCAAGGGAGATAATATCCATACTTCAAGCTATAAAAGCGGCGGGTGCGCTAAAGGCTAAGCTAGAAGTCCTTTAA
- a CDS encoding NADH-quinone oxidoreductase subunit I, with protein sequence MIKKVFEKPLSWLERIFFIDFIKGLSVTIRHAFSKTITTHYPYEKLTPPKRFRGFFGHKVVDGREPQPAFDEWVERFKIDVQPGKSRCVVCMLCKRACPVPQLFEIEGEKLPNGRRRVNIFNMNMMLCTFCGFCVDACPVDCLFQSDIHETASYTRKDAVLDLKTLERIGRDWQKRREQEPDRIWIDDQQRMRLWYENDLKLSEVKKR encoded by the coding sequence ATGATAAAAAAGGTTTTTGAAAAACCACTTAGCTGGCTTGAAAGAATATTCTTCATAGACTTTATTAAAGGCTTGTCGGTCACCATAAGGCACGCCTTTAGCAAAACTATAACTACTCATTATCCCTACGAGAAGCTTACACCGCCCAAAAGGTTCAGAGGTTTTTTTGGCCATAAAGTGGTAGATGGTAGGGAGCCTCAGCCTGCCTTTGATGAGTGGGTGGAAAGGTTCAAGATAGACGTGCAGCCTGGAAAGAGTAGATGCGTGGTATGTATGCTGTGCAAAAGGGCATGCCCTGTGCCTCAGCTTTTTGAGATAGAAGGGGAAAAACTGCCCAATGGAAGGAGAAGGGTAAACATCTTTAACATGAACATGATGCTTTGCACCTTCTGTGGCTTCTGCGTAGATGCGTGTCCCGTGGATTGTCTCTTTCAAAGCGACATACACGAAACCGCAAGCTACACCAGAAAAGACGCAGTGCTGGACCTAAAGACACTGGAGCGCATCGGAAGGGACTGGCAAAAAAGAAGGGAACAAGAGCCAGACCGTATATGGATAGACGACCAGCAGAGAATGAGGCTGTGGTATGAAAACGACTTGAAACTTTCAGAGGTAAAGAAGAGATGA
- a CDS encoding NADH-quinone oxidoreductase subunit N, which produces MNWNALLPEIVLSLGILLLFFLELFLEKKYFKFLSLLGALTTLAAFFSLFFVEYPAYTFFDTFYVSQLELFGKGMLYILSGLSIVALYDYFLKKDSVYGEVPYLILISTLGLSLFLSSNSFITLFVSLELSSITIYILAAMLRKDYNSKEGAFKYLLMGSVGTALFGMGSSFYYGATGTFFLNPYADSNTIFSLFILFFLSALAVKISAVPFHFWTPDAYEGAPTPVVGYLATAPKFVIYFLLVKLSMLFSHVQPWLILVALLSLLSMFYANFTAYAQRSVKRLLAYSSIAHGGYFLLGISLSDKLLHTGLLFYVSVYTFATLGSFVVLSSLEKSQGFTHHILDYRGLGRENLVLGVLLSFFLLAFIGIPPMALFVGKLNLFLGLVHAKLVLLAFAFVVASIISAGYYLKLISYIFLEEGESKYKKVSFSAGESLTLLVCFVLVILFGLFPHLLSNFIRL; this is translated from the coding sequence ATGAACTGGAATGCCCTTCTTCCTGAGATTGTCCTGTCCCTTGGTATCCTCCTTCTCTTCTTTCTGGAGCTTTTTTTGGAAAAAAAGTACTTTAAGTTTTTGAGTCTGTTGGGTGCTCTGACGACTTTAGCCGCCTTCTTTTCCCTTTTCTTCGTGGAATACCCAGCTTACACCTTCTTTGATACCTTTTATGTAAGCCAGCTGGAGCTGTTCGGAAAGGGTATGCTTTACATACTCAGTGGTCTTTCAATAGTAGCTCTCTACGATTACTTTTTGAAAAAAGACTCTGTTTATGGCGAAGTGCCTTATCTAATACTCATTTCCACCTTAGGCCTTTCCCTCTTTCTCTCCTCCAACAGCTTTATTACCCTCTTCGTTTCTTTGGAGCTTTCTTCTATAACCATATACATCCTTGCTGCCATGCTAAGAAAGGACTACAACTCAAAGGAGGGAGCCTTTAAGTATCTTCTGATGGGCTCCGTGGGAACTGCCCTCTTTGGCATGGGATCTTCCTTCTATTACGGTGCTACCGGGACATTCTTTCTCAATCCTTATGCGGACAGCAATACCATCTTTTCTTTGTTTATCCTATTCTTCCTGTCTGCTTTGGCTGTAAAGATATCGGCAGTGCCATTTCACTTTTGGACTCCAGACGCTTACGAGGGGGCTCCTACTCCCGTAGTGGGTTATTTAGCCACTGCGCCCAAGTTCGTCATTTACTTTCTGTTGGTTAAACTTTCTATGCTCTTTTCTCACGTACAGCCGTGGCTGATTTTGGTTGCCTTACTTTCCCTGCTTTCTATGTTTTACGCCAACTTTACCGCCTACGCTCAGAGGTCGGTGAAAAGACTCTTGGCCTACTCTTCCATTGCCCATGGGGGCTACTTCTTGCTGGGAATATCCTTATCTGACAAACTTCTACACACTGGCTTACTTTTTTATGTTTCCGTTTACACTTTTGCCACCCTCGGCTCTTTTGTAGTTCTTTCTTCCCTTGAAAAAAGCCAAGGATTTACCCATCATATCTTAGACTATAGAGGCTTGGGAAGGGAAAACCTCGTGCTTGGAGTACTACTTTCTTTCTTCCTTCTGGCCTTTATCGGCATTCCACCCATGGCGCTATTTGTTGGAAAGCTAAACCTATTTTTAGGTTTGGTGCATGCCAAGTTGGTGCTGTTAGCTTTTGCCTTTGTAGTAGCCAGCATTATCTCTGCAGGGTATTACCTAAAACTAATAAGCTACATCTTTTTGGAGGAGGGTGAAAGCAAATACAAGAAAGTTTCTTTCTCAGCAGGAGAGTCACTAACCCTATTAGTTTGCTTTGTTTTGGTAATCCTCTTTGGTCTTTTCCCTCACCTTTTATCTAACTTTATAAGGTTATAG
- the nuoK gene encoding NADH-quinone oxidoreductase subunit NuoK, whose translation MKMVPLEAYLILSIILFGLGVFGMIVRRNLVTILMSTELSLNAVNIAFVGADAHLGLVEGQIFALFIIALAAVEAAVGLGIIVAIFRLRKVESSDELTDMRG comes from the coding sequence ATGAAGATGGTTCCCCTTGAGGCATATCTGATACTTTCCATAATCCTCTTTGGCCTTGGCGTGTTTGGCATGATTGTAAGAAGAAACTTAGTTACCATACTCATGAGCACGGAGCTGTCGCTCAATGCGGTAAACATCGCCTTTGTAGGTGCAGATGCCCATTTAGGGTTGGTGGAAGGACAGATCTTTGCCTTGTTTATCATAGCCCTTGCAGCTGTAGAAGCAGCAGTAGGTCTTGGTATAATAGTAGCCATATTCCGTTTGAGAAAGGTAGAATCTAGCGATGAGCTTACGGATATGAGGGGGTAA
- a CDS encoding UDP-glucose/GDP-mannose dehydrogenase family protein, with protein MKLTVVGAGYVGLTTAVCFAHLGHEVMVVEKLPNKVELLKEGKVPFYEPGLEDLLKENLSLGRLSFTTELKQGLNFSEVIFICVGTPQNPDGSADLSQVEEVARETAKLMEGYKLLVEKSTVPVNTHKLIKRTVERYLQRRGKRVEFDVASNPEFLREGSAIKDFLEPDRIVVGVESQRARQIMEELYRDFKCPVIFTDPATSELIKHASNSFLAMKISYINMVADLCEKVGADVRLVAEGMGYDKRIGREFLRAGIGWGGSCFPKDIKAFIKMAKDHGVDFSLLEEVDKINQRRAVQFVEKVKNAIWSLKGKTLAVWGLSFKPNTDDIREAPSLRIVPLLLREGAFLKLYDPKAMENFKALYPPGKDLTYEKDIYKTVEGASALLILTEWEEFEKADLERVKELMELPIIVDGRNIYDPKRVRELGFEYYGVGVP; from the coding sequence ATGAAGCTAACAGTTGTAGGTGCAGGATACGTAGGATTAACCACCGCAGTCTGTTTTGCCCATCTGGGACATGAGGTTATGGTGGTGGAAAAGCTTCCTAACAAGGTAGAGCTTTTGAAAGAAGGGAAGGTGCCCTTTTATGAGCCGGGGTTGGAGGATCTACTTAAGGAGAACTTAAGCTTGGGAAGGCTGTCCTTTACCACAGAGCTAAAGCAAGGGCTGAACTTTTCTGAAGTGATCTTTATATGCGTGGGAACGCCCCAAAACCCCGACGGCTCGGCGGACCTCTCGCAGGTGGAAGAAGTCGCAAGGGAAACCGCCAAGCTTATGGAAGGCTACAAGCTCTTGGTAGAAAAATCAACTGTCCCTGTTAATACCCACAAGCTCATAAAAAGGACTGTGGAGAGATACTTGCAAAGGAGGGGAAAGCGGGTAGAGTTTGATGTGGCATCAAACCCAGAGTTTCTAAGGGAAGGAAGCGCAATAAAGGACTTTTTGGAACCAGACAGGATCGTAGTTGGTGTGGAAAGTCAAAGGGCACGCCAAATAATGGAGGAACTCTACAGAGACTTTAAGTGTCCCGTAATCTTTACGGACCCTGCTACTTCCGAGCTTATAAAACACGCCTCTAACTCCTTTTTGGCTATGAAGATCTCTTACATAAACATGGTGGCGGACCTGTGCGAAAAGGTTGGTGCAGATGTTAGGCTCGTGGCAGAGGGAATGGGTTATGACAAAAGGATCGGTAGAGAGTTTCTCAGGGCAGGCATAGGTTGGGGTGGCAGTTGCTTTCCTAAGGACATAAAGGCTTTCATAAAGATGGCAAAGGATCACGGAGTGGACTTTTCCCTTTTGGAGGAGGTGGATAAGATCAATCAGAGGAGGGCCGTTCAGTTTGTGGAGAAGGTAAAAAATGCCATATGGAGTTTAAAGGGCAAAACCTTAGCGGTTTGGGGACTATCCTTTAAGCCAAACACAGATGACATAAGAGAGGCACCTTCTCTTAGGATAGTTCCTTTGCTTTTAAGGGAGGGTGCCTTTTTGAAGCTTTACGACCCTAAGGCTATGGAAAACTTCAAAGCTCTGTATCCTCCAGGGAAGGACTTAACCTATGAAAAGGATATTTATAAGACCGTAGAAGGTGCGAGCGCCCTTCTTATACTGACCGAGTGGGAAGAGTTTGAGAAAGCAGACCTTGAAAGGGTAAAAGAGCTTATGGAGCTTCCCATAATTGTGGATGGAAGGAACATATACGATCCAAAAAGGGTTAGAGAGCTTGGTTTTGAATACTACGGAGTGGGTGTGCCTTAA
- the nuoH gene encoding NADH-quinone oxidoreductase subunit NuoH: MEGLLAQLIVMGIKILVILAVVLGLGAYLTLVERKVAAHIQRRPGPMVVGWHGLLQPLADGLKLITKEDIFPRSGNRFLYNLALVLALVPAVLVFAVVPFGPEFEVFGLKVKPILTDVNVGLLLVFALGSMTVYAIALAGWASNSKYALIGSMRKAGIIVSYEVVITFAVMGPIILAGTLSTYEIVQNQIEQKLWYIWLQPIAFVIYLFALLAETGRVPFDIQEAEAELVTGFTVEYGGIKFGLFPLVEWYVEVLSLSAIGVVLFLGGWSPINIPFVGFVDPLFFLGSLSPFVWFVLKVGLLFLFVLWLHWTLPRYRIDQITETAWKVMLPLTFVNLVLTAIIAPIVWR; the protein is encoded by the coding sequence ATGGAAGGGCTTTTGGCTCAACTGATAGTAATGGGTATAAAGATCCTGGTAATCTTGGCAGTAGTCCTCGGTTTGGGAGCCTATCTTACGCTCGTAGAAAGAAAAGTGGCAGCTCACATCCAAAGAAGACCCGGTCCTATGGTGGTGGGTTGGCACGGACTGCTTCAACCTCTGGCAGATGGGCTAAAGCTTATAACCAAGGAAGATATCTTTCCAAGGTCTGGCAATAGGTTTTTATACAACTTAGCGTTGGTCTTAGCTTTGGTGCCCGCAGTTTTGGTCTTTGCGGTGGTTCCCTTTGGTCCGGAGTTTGAGGTCTTTGGCCTAAAGGTCAAGCCCATTCTTACGGACGTGAACGTGGGACTTTTGCTGGTCTTTGCCCTCGGCTCAATGACGGTTTACGCCATAGCTTTAGCTGGTTGGGCATCCAACTCCAAGTATGCTCTAATAGGGAGTATGAGAAAGGCGGGGATCATAGTTTCCTATGAGGTGGTGATCACCTTTGCGGTAATGGGTCCAATAATACTGGCTGGCACACTATCCACCTACGAGATAGTGCAAAATCAAATAGAGCAAAAGCTCTGGTATATATGGCTTCAGCCAATAGCCTTTGTGATATACCTTTTTGCTCTTTTGGCAGAAACAGGAAGGGTACCCTTTGATATTCAGGAAGCGGAGGCAGAGCTTGTAACTGGCTTTACCGTAGAATACGGGGGCATAAAATTCGGTCTCTTTCCGTTGGTTGAGTGGTATGTAGAGGTGCTTTCCCTTTCTGCCATAGGGGTGGTGTTGTTTTTGGGTGGATGGTCTCCCATAAACATTCCCTTCGTTGGGTTTGTAGACCCTCTTTTTTTCTTGGGATCTCTCTCTCCCTTTGTGTGGTTTGTTTTAAAGGTAGGGCTTTTGTTCCTCTTTGTTCTGTGGCTTCACTGGACCCTTCCAAGATACAGAATAGACCAGATTACAGAGACCGCATGGAAAGTAATGCTTCCTTTAACTTTTGTTAATTTAGTCCTTACTGCGATAATCGCACCAATCGTTTGGAGGTAA
- a CDS encoding NADH-quinone oxidoreductase subunit J, producing the protein MMQWLAFLFFGSLAILSALGVVLFSNVVYVILSLLSTLVMVAGIFFVAGAELVGALQLLIYAVAIAVFYILVLTAVPWEKALKKDSHYRVEGVLTFPIVLAFYLEIILVFLLGASVSPKGELREYIKNLGNTEVVGSVLFSKYFFAFELVSLVLLVGMIGAVIIGRKEEKTYEDGSP; encoded by the coding sequence ATGATGCAGTGGTTAGCCTTTCTGTTCTTTGGATCTCTGGCTATCCTCTCTGCCTTAGGAGTAGTCCTTTTTTCAAACGTAGTTTATGTTATCCTTTCTTTGCTCTCTACTTTGGTGATGGTGGCCGGTATATTCTTTGTGGCTGGTGCGGAGTTGGTGGGAGCCCTTCAGCTTTTGATATATGCGGTAGCTATAGCGGTTTTTTACATACTCGTGCTTACCGCAGTGCCCTGGGAAAAGGCCCTAAAAAAGGACAGTCACTACCGCGTGGAAGGAGTGCTGACTTTTCCCATAGTTTTGGCTTTTTACTTGGAGATCATCCTCGTTTTTCTACTCGGTGCGAGCGTATCACCAAAGGGAGAACTGAGGGAGTATATAAAAAATTTGGGAAATACGGAAGTGGTAGGATCTGTGCTTTTTAGCAAATACTTCTTTGCCTTTGAGCTTGTCTCTTTGGTGCTTTTGGTAGGCATGATAGGTGCGGTGATCATAGGAAGGAAGGAGGAGAAAACCTATGAAGATGGTTCCCCTTGA